One Equus caballus isolate H_3958 breed thoroughbred chromosome 14, TB-T2T, whole genome shotgun sequence DNA segment encodes these proteins:
- the ZNF454 gene encoding zinc finger protein ZFP2 isoform X4, whose product MEREGLWHSSLGETWEPDNWLEGQQKNQDRHLGQVAVPHKETPTERRVCRGNEFERYSSQGSVLDTQQSIPRGERPHNQNSYGKDTKQNSELIKTQRMFVGKKIYECNQCGKTFSQSSSLLKHQRIHTGEKPYKCDICGKHFIERSSLTVHQRIHTGEKPYRCNECGKTFSQSMNLTVHQRTHTGEKPYQCKECGKSFRKNSSLIQHERIHTGEKPYKCNECGKAFTQSMNLTVHQRTHTGEKPYECNECGKAFSQSMHLIVHQRSHTGEKPYECGECGKAFSKSSTLTLHQRNHTGEKPYRCNKCGKSFSQSTYLIEHQRLHSGVKPFECNQCGKAFSKNSSLTQHRRIHTGEKPYECMVCGKHFTGRSSLTVHQVIHTGEKPYECNECGKAFSQSAYLIEHQRIHTGEKPYECDRCGKAFIKNSSLIVHQRTHTGEKPYQCNECGKAFSRSTNLTRHQRTHT is encoded by the coding sequence ATGGAAAGGGAAGGTCTCTGGCATTCTTCCTTAGGGGAAACCTGGGAACCTGATAATTGGTTAGAGGGGCAACAGAAAAACCAGGATAGACATCTGGGCCAAGTGGCAGTTCCCCATAAGGAAACCCCCACTGAGAGGAGGGTCTGTAGAGGTAATGAATTTGAAAGATATTCCAGTCAGGGTTCAGTCCTTGATACACAACAAAGTATTCCTAGGGGAGAAAGGCCCCATAATCagaattcatatggaaaagaCACTAAACAAAATTCTGAATTAATTAAAACTCAAAGAATGTTTGTAGGAAAGAAAATCTATGAATGTAATCAATGTGGAAAAACCTTCAGTCAGAGCTCATCCCTTCTTAAGCACCAGAGGATTCATACTGGGGAGAAACCCTATAAGTGTGATATATGTGGGAAGCACTTCATTGAACGCTCCTCCCTTACTGTACACcaaagaattcacactggagagaaaccctacagatgtaatgaatgtgggaaaaccttcaGTCAGAGCATGAACCTAACTGTTCAtcaaagaactcatactggagagaaaccctatcaGTGTAAAGAATGTGGAAAATCTTTCCGCAAGAATTCATCCCTTATTCAACATGAAAggattcatactggagagaaaccctacaaatgtaatgaatgtgggaaagcttttacCCAAAGCATGAATCTCACAGTGCatcaaagaactcacacaggagaaaaaccctatgaatgtaatgaatgtggaaaagccttcagtCAGAGTATGCATCTTATTGTCCATCAGAGAAgtcacactggagaaaaaccctatgaGTGTGgtgaatgtggaaaagcctttagTAAGAGCTCAACTCTTACCCTGCATCAGCGAAATCACACTGGAGAAAAGCCGTACAGATGTAACAAATGTGGAAAATCCTTTAGCCAAAGTACATATTTAATAGAACATCAGAGACTTCATTCTGGGGTAAAACCTTTTGAATGTAATCagtgtgggaaagctttcagtaAGAATTCATCTCTTACTCAACATCGGAGGatccatactggagagaaaccatatgagTGTATGGTATGTGGAAAACATTTCACTGGGCGATCATCCCTTACTGTACATCAGGttattcatactggagagaaaccttatgaatgcaATGAATGTGGAAAGGCCTTCAGCCAGAGCGCATACCTTATTGAGCatcaaagaattcatactggtgagaaaccctatgaatgtgaTCGATGTGGAAAAGCCTTCATTAAGAATTCATCTCTTATAGTGCATCAGAgaactcatacaggagagaaaccctatcagtgtaatgaatgtggaaaagccttcagtCGGAGTACAAACCTTACACGACATCAGAGAACTCATACGTGA